GGTCGACCCTTCCGTATATCCAGTAATTTGGCGGCACACAAGCGTTTGCATTTAGATGTTCTGCCCTATCAGTGTACTAAATGTGATAAAGCTTTTAATAACTCCACACGACTGCGACGCCATATGGTACAACATGAACCCAAAGAGGAAGTGTTTAAACCTCGCAAGCCACGACAAGATACCATTATTGTAGATTCCAGAATAGCCAAATCAAATGTGGTGGAGATTATTTAGAATATGATATGTGTATAAAGCATTTTTTAATCATGTTTTTATGATATCTGTTTTTATAAGAATAATTACAATTAATTGTGTTTTGTTGatgtgaaacaaaattaactatagaatttaaattaaatacacacTAAGGAAATAAGTAATATGTTTACATTCAACGCGTTCTTGCTTCACCCTGTGTTACAAAACTTCACCACGGTGTGAATATACAGTACATTTGGTTGTTGTCTACGATAATAatgtgtattttaaaattttttttttttcgcttatgATAAATGGCGCTTGAAGCTCGACATACCTACTATTTGCTCTGTTCAGTAAATACCGTTACACCTAAAATACACTTTCAGTTCGACTACCGTTActgaaataatagaaaataccGTTACCTATAAAATACCTTCACCGTCATTCTGTAAATAATtcagaattattaaaatatgtaccTATTTGTGTTTCAgtaatgagtttattgaaaaaGAAGTTAAATATAATACAATACCACTTTAGTCAACGTATTtcgattttttgtaaataacgtTAACACTTAATTCGTTATCTAAATAACATCAAATACCGTTTCCGAAATAAGGAAAAATACCATTACCATTTCGGTAATGGTATTTTTCTAAATTAGAGTTTTACCAtttcgaatcggtagccaaaaataataataatatttaaaaatcagaaTACGAGggtaagaataaaacaaaagaatagtgtatttttttttatcgattttTGATTGTAAAATCATCGTGTTTAAATAAAGCGGATCGCACATTATTAATTCGTACTCAAATCTggtgtaaaattattaaaaaatattttttaaattattaaattagcTGAGCCAATTTTTTTGAGCTTTTGTTAGTGGCTCGATCTGTAAGGATTACATGctaattaagttttataaaaaaggcTTGTGAAATAATATGCCTGTTTTGTAGaactaataacaatttttttgttttttttttaaattaaaaatttatcttatttttcaaaagcaaatattagtgacaacgtttttttttataatttgaaagtatatttttaattagcttaattacaaatttactttccaattatataaaataaaaagttaaaataattaccaaaaaatctataaattacaaatgtttttttttttaaaattttactaatgctaaaattaaaaggaaaaaatttaCCCCATGTCAGTGAATATGTCCAAAATTTTAGAGTTtctagcgaatttagatattttaagtttttatataaaaaatcaatttttggtcagaaatatgagcgatcacaCACCGAGCTCCTTATTTGCCAAGTTACGAACAATttcagatattttgagtttttatatacaaaatcgatttttattcagaaatgtgggtgatcacagatcgagctccttttcttaattaaacgcttattggccaagttacgaacgattttagatattttgagtttttatataaaaaatcgatttttgttcagaaatatgagttatcacagatcgagcatcttttcttcattaaactcttattggccaagttacaaACGATTccagatattgtgagtttttatataaaaaatcgatttttgttcagaaatatgagttatcacagatcgagatccttttcttcattaaacgcttattattgagatattttgagtttttatataaaaaatcgatttatggtctgaaatatgactgatcacagattgatctattttgcaaatgtatttaataagtggacgtattagtggacgtggacaatttttatctCTGTAAAAATTTGCGATTTTGGATATATCGAACAAAATTGggcgacatttgatttttatttacatacatatagatTTACATGTATATAGATTATGATTGGCAAAActcaaaagttttatttttatggagCTCTACTCCAAGAAGAGGACCTTACGGACAGTTTCGTTGTTTACATTTATACATAGTGCTATTTTTAGTTTATCTCAAACTgtgatgaaaataataaaatgcagCAACAactaatcaaaataaaattttaataaggtCTATTATCAATTGCAAAattgtatgtatgaatgaaaaacaaatttctccataaaaatgccaaaattgttttgtgatacactgtatttttaatttgtcaaatatatttttttaatttaactggtTGAAAAACTAACTCCTTTATATAAAATGCATCATCTCATACAACGCGGTAAAGTAAGATCCCAGGTCATAAATGTGCCTGAAGGTCTTCCCGAGTTACTATCCGACATAACTCGAGAAGTTCTCAGATGTCAACCGACAACCGAATGCTTATGTcaatttataattgattttCTTCATTCTGTGATTGTCACACGCGATAAAGCAAGAAGTAAGATTCGCACAAGAAATTGATCGCTAACATAACCATTCAATATTTGTTCTTTAAGTTGCCAAATCTATAATTGATCGAGCTTTGCATGTGGTCGATAATGTCATAGCCGATATGTGCATTTGTGATATACCCAAGGCCAAAGCCGATTATATGTGCGAAGCAATGGAAGAGTGTTTTCGACGCTTTTTGGCCCAGCGACGTTGTGAAAAGGGAAAAGACAAAGAGATTATTAAATTCAACGAATTCGATATGTTAGATGAGTTGgttcaaaaatgtaaatttactgATGATGAGTTGAAAATTTCGAGACCAGTTATTGAAGCTGCCTATCAGAAATTCGTGAATGCCTACATGACAGCTAAGGATGTAAGAAGGATTGAATTTATAAAGAGTTATATATAAATATCCGTGGTTTATTTCAGAGTACTGAGGGGACTGATAGTTTATATCAATATTTTCGAGAACGTGAAATAAAGCGCATGGAAGAACGTTTACAGGCGGATGCAGCTGTTAAAATACAGGTTTGTTTATTTGATTGTATAACTTTTAGCAATAATTTTCGTAATGTTGCTGTAGCACTGTGATACTATTTTACTGGTAGGTGTTATAGAGTATAAAAAGAATCTGTTTTTC
The nucleotide sequence above comes from Calliphora vicina chromosome 1, idCalVici1.1, whole genome shotgun sequence. Encoded proteins:
- the Rsbp15 gene encoding uncharacterized protein Rsbp15 codes for the protein MHHLIQRGKVRSQVINVPEGLPELLSDITREVLRCQPTTECLCQFIIDFLHSVIVTRDKARIAKSIIDRALHVVDNVIADMCICDIPKAKADYMCEAMEECFRRFLAQRRCEKGKDKEIIKFNEFDMLDELVQKCKFTDDELKISRPVIEAAYQKFVNAYMTAKDSTEGTDSLYQYFREREIKRMEERLQADAAVKIQSNFRGFLARKSIFMDEPTRPPSPIPSETEHDIMQQEMAARKIQQFFRRHMSIVKKNDEDEQLQDPCSPASKLSLTARPADQQDVHQE